The genomic window GTGCTGGAAGTGTTTTGAGCGTGCTGCAATTTAATGCCGGATGGTTACAGGGTACAAAATTATAGTTGTTGCTGACAGACTGATCCTCCTCAGAAGCTCTGGCCGCTAGTTGATCGCCATGTGCTAGAACATCCAGAAACTTAATAGTAATTAGTCGGGATAGCCTCAGTCAGACCAATATATGTCTATTTGAGCGGGTGAATTGTTTGAGTTGTATGAAAATCTATTGAAGATTTACTTATAATGGCCGATCGAAATATGGGATGATTAAATGAATATTTATTGTCAACAAGTGGTTGCATTTCAACAGAAGTGTCACCTCTAGATTAACGAATTAACTAATATGAGCATGAAGCTCATGTTTTGTCCTAAAAAAGATAGAATGAACGTGTTGGTCACCTATACGTTGATATTCGCTTCTTCGTGAACCCCACCCCTTCATTCTGCGGTTCCAGTATTCACTGACCGCTATCTTTATGCATAAACTGATCCAAGCCGTTTTAAACAGCGACGAGAAAAAGGCTCTACATCAGCTAATTGACACATTGAGCATCTCAGGCAAGCGCTACTTTTTGCGGAACGAAATTCAACAGACGTTTGCTGAGTGCTGTCACCACTTATCTCAGTTCGGTTACGCGTATCACAGCTCTTCTCTGAGCCAGCTGATGCACTATACCCATGAAATAATTTTGGATGAGAACAGCGTTTGGTTGGTAGTGCGTCCCTGGATTGCCAGCCAGCAGGTGTGGCGGCTTACCTTAGACTTGGCCACTGGCTCAGAGATGACACTTCAGTCGCTCCTTGATGTCCTCGATCGCCAGGTTAATTGCTACCAGCCTCACATCCTCAACATTGACTTCCAGCCTTTCTATCAAAAGTCTCCGGTCATTGATGACCCAAGAAACATAGGTCAGGGTCTGGCGTTTCTCAATCGCTACCTGTGCAATAAGCTGCTGACCGAATTCGACTATTGGTTAAAGGCATTGTTTAATGCCCTGCATGTGCTCGAATACGACGGCATGCAGCTATTGATCAACGATCGCATTCAGTCTGGTGTTGAGCTATCACAACAGGTTAAACTGGGACTCAAGTTTTTAGGGGAGTATGCCCCCGATTGCCCCTATAAAAGCCTTCACCTTGATCTCCAAGCTCTTGGATTTGAACCGGGTTGGGGCAATACCGCTTCTCGCACTCGCGAAACCCTGGAACTGCTGAATCGCCTGATCGAAGATCCCGAACCTGCAATTTTGGAAGCCTTTGTGGCGCGCGTCCCTGCGGTTTTTCGAGTGGTGTTGATTTCCATAAATGGTTGGGTAAGCCAAGAAAGCGTCTTGGGACGACCAGAGATCCGAAGTCAAGTTGACTATGTGCTGGAGCAAGCGCGGAGTCTAGAAAACCAACTCCAAGCCAACATCGAGCAGTCGGGTCTGGAATTGCTGGGGATTCATCCCCAGGTGATCATTCTCACCCGCTTGATTCCTACTTGTACGGAAACGCAATGCGCTCTTCCCTGGAAAAAGGTGGAGGGCACGGATAACACCTGGATTCTGCGGGTACCTTTCCAGGAATTCAACCCAGCCGTGACGCAGAACTGGATTTCTAAGTTTGAGACTTGGCCTTATCTCGAAAGCTTTGCGGTGGATGCAGAACGGGAACTGCTGGCAAAATTTGGAGGGAAACCCAATCTCATCATTGGTAACTATAGCGAGGGCAATCTGGTCGCATCTCTGCTGGCACGTCGTCTCAACGCCATCCAGTGCAACATTGCCCATTCCCTGGAAAAGCCGAAATACTTATTCAGCAATCTTTACTGGCAAGACCTAGAGAGCCAGTATCACTTTTCAGCCGAGTTTACCGCCGATCTGATCAGCATGAATGCTGCTGATTTCATCCTCACTTCCTCCTATCAGGAAATTGTGGGTACGCCGGAGAGCCTGGGTCAGTATGAATCCTACAAGTGCTTCACGATGCCCAATCTATACCATGTGATTGACGGCATTGACCTATTTAGCCCCAAGTTTAACCGCGTGCCACCCGGTGTGAATGAGCAAATATTCTTCCCTTACCATCAGATTAAAAATCAGGATGCTGCAAAAAATGCTGGCATTCAAGCACTGGTCTTTGAGCAGCAAAAACCGCACATTTTTGGTCATCTAGACCAGCCCAAAAAACGCCCAATGCTTGCGGTTTCATCGATGAGTGCCATTAAGAATGTAACCGGATTGGTGGAGTGCTTTGGTCGCAGCCTGGAATTGCAGACCCACTGTAACCTGATTCTGCTCACGAATGCATTGGATGTGGTAACTACTTCCAATTCCGAAGAAGGCAGGGAGATTTCCAAACTGCACGCCCTGATTGATCAGTATCGTCTGCATGGCCACATTCGTTGGTTGGACGTACGTCTGTCTACCCACGATCTCGGTGAAGCCTACCGAGCGATCGCCGATCGCCAAGGAATTTTTATTCACTTTGCCAAGTTTGAAGCCTTTGGACGCACGATTCTGGAAGCGATGATCTCCGGGTTGCCCACCTTTACAACTCAATTTGGCGGTTCCTTAGAAATTATCCAGGACGGCACCAACGGCTTTCATATTAACCCCACCGACTTAGACGGTAGCGCTGAGAAAATCCTCCAGTTTTTTCATCAATGCGATACCCATCCTGAATACTGGTACGAGATATCCAATCGCGCTATTCAACGGATTCAAGAGCAATACAACTGGCCAGTCCACACCCGACAGCTCTTACTGCTGACCAAGATTTATAGCTTTTGGAACTACATTTATTCTGACAATCGTCACGGGCTGCAATGCTACTTAGAAGCCCTTTTCTATCTCCTCTACAAACCCAGAGCCGAGCTGATTTTAGCAGAACATCTGAAACGGTAAGGGGAGCGGGGGAGATCATTTTTCTTTGCCCTCTACCGCTCGACATCTCTACGGTTTTGCCGCTCCCTCATCCCCCCTCCAACCTCAATGAACACGCCAAGCTCTCGTGATTTGATTTACACAGACTGGACGCTGATCGAATCCCAATTTGATCCTCAGCAGTTGCGTTCTAGAGAAACCGTATTTACGATCGGCAACGGTTATTTAGGGACGCGGGGCAGTTTTGAGGAGGGCTACCCCCATGCCTTGCCAGCCACCTTAGTGCATGGGGTGTATGACGATGTGCCCGTGGTCTATACCGAGCTGGCAAATTGTCCCGACTGGTTGTCATTGGTTGTGATTGTCAACGGCGAGCGGTTTCGCCTCGATCGAGGTGAAATGATCCACTATAAACGGCAGCTCGACTTGCGTCACGGGATGCTGAGTCGATCGGTGCGCTGGCGGAGTCCCACTGGAAATACCTTAGATTTAAAGTGGGAGCGCTTTGCTAGCTTGGCAGATCCCCAGGTGTTGGGATTGCGCTGCGAGATTACCCCCGTCGATTTTAATGGTGAGATCGAGGTGCAGTCCAGCCTCAATGGCTATCCTGAAAATCAAGGCTTTGACCACTGGGAGCGGCTCGATCAGGGCAAGACAAAGCTAGGGATAGATCTGGGGATAGAGCCAGGGATTTGGCTTCAGGTTCGCACCCGCAGTTCCCGGATCGAACTTGCCATGGCGGCCAAAATGACGGTAGATGGCACCGATGCCGATTTTCAGGTGACGAATACACCGGGCTATCCCACCTTGATGATCTGCTTTAGCGGCACAGCAGGTCAAACCGTCAGCCTAGAAAAGATGGTGACGGTGTTCACCTCCCAGGAGACGGAGTTGCCAGTGCAGGCCGCACAAGTCAAATTGGCTGAACTGCCATCCTATAGCGTACTGCGCAATGCTCATCAGCAGGCGTGGAACGAGGTTTGGCAGCATAGTGATATTGAGATTGAGGGCAATAGCAAAGCTCAGTTGGCTGTTCGCTATAACCTGTTTCAACTCTTCATCAGTGCATCCCTACACAATAGTCAGGTCAGCGTTCCCGCTAAAACGCTGTCGGGATTTGGCTATCGAGGGCATATCTTTTGGGATACTGAAATTTTTATCCTGCCCTTTTTCACCTTGACGCAACCCGCGATCGCCCGCAACCTGCTGACCTACCGCTATCACACCCTGAATGGGGCTCGACGCAAAGCCGCACATAGTGGGTACCAAGGAGCAATGTTTGCCTGGGAAAGTGCGGCCACTGGAGATGAGGTAACGCCGCGATGGGCGATGCCCAACGATCCCTATGCAGAAGATGTGCGCATCTGGTGCCGCGATCGCGAAATTCATATTAGCGCCGACATTGCCTATGCTGTCTGGCAATACTGGCAGGCCAGCGGCGACGATATCTGGCTGCGAGACTTCGGAGCCGAAATCATCCTGGACACAGCCCTTTTCTGGATGAGTCGATTGGAGTGGAATGCCAAGCAGCAACGGTATGAACTGTGCGGTGTCATCGGAGCCGATGAATACCACGAGCAGGTGAATAACAATGTATTCACCAATCGCATGGTGCAGTGGCATTTAGAAAAGGCAGTTGTCGTCCATGAGTGGATGCGGCTCAAGTTTCCCGATCGTGCAACTGAACTAGCACAACGATTGCAACTCACCTCAGAGCAATTGCAGCACTGGCAAGCGATGATCGCCCAGATTTACATCCTTTACGATGCCAAAACCGGACTGATCGAACAATTCGAGGGGTTTTTCCAACTCAAGGATATCGACTTAAGCGCCTATGAACCGCGAGATCGATCCATTCAAGCGGTTCTCGGAATTGATGAAACAAATCAGCGGCAGGTACTCAAGCAACCCGACGTGCTGATGCTCCTCTACCTGATGCGAGGTACGCCAGCAGCCTTTCCCTATTGCCCTGACGTGCTGCGAAGGAACTGGAACTACTACGCTCCTCGCACAGACATCACCTACGGATCGTCCCTGGGGCCAGCCATTCACGCGATCCTCGCCGCCGATCTCGGGGCAGCCGATCCCGAAGAGCAGTTTATGCAGGCAGCCCTGGTTGATCTCGAAGATACGCGCGGTAATACAGCCGACGGCATTCATGCGGCTTCGGCAGGGGGGATCTGGCAAGCTGTGGTTTTCGGCTTCGGCGGCATTCAACTCAAGGACAGCGGCCCCGTTGCGACTCCCCATCTCCCTCCCAGTTGGACTCGCCTCAAATTTAAACTCAACTGGCGCGGCACCTGGTACAGTTTCGATCTATCACCCCCACTGGCTCAAGCCCCTGATGCTCAAGTTCCTGACATCCAAGGCTTGATCTTCGACCTCGATCGGGGTTTTGACGGACACTGCCGAATTTCACTATCGAGCCTGGCAGCGACTGGCTGACGAAGCCGGACTGCCCTTCGATCGGCAGGCAAACGAAGCGCTGCGGGGAGTGTCTCGTCGAGAATCGCTGCGGCTGATCGTGGGCGATCGCCCGTATTCAGAAGCCGCGCTCGAGGAGATGATGGATCGCAAAAACCGCTACTATGTGGAATCTATCCAAGGCATCACACCCGAGGATGTCCTGCCAGGGGTCATTGAGTTATTAGACGAACTCCGGCAAGCGGGAATTAAAATCGCGATCGCCTCTGCCAGCAAGAATGCGCGAAGCGTGATCGAGAAATTAGGGATTGCTAATCGCGTGGATGCGATCGCAGATGGCTACAGCGTCGAGCACCCCAAACCTGCCCCTGATCTCTTTCTGTACGCTGCGACTCAGTTAGGACTCGACTCTGTCCACTGTATTGTGGTTGAAGATGCTGCTGTTGGAATTGAAGCTGCTATTACTGCCGGCATGGGGACAATTGGACTCGGGGTAGCCGATCGGATTGGAAATGCTGATATTGTTTTATCCAATCTCAATGGGGTTCACCTGACGGATCTACAAACCAAATGGTCGTGTACCAGACCTTTTGTTCTGATGACTCAAGATCATCAGCTGTCGCGCATCCAAACTGCAAGAAACCAGTCTTGAACGGTAGTGAACTGCTAAGGGAGAATAAAAGCTATAAGGCATTGCTGCATAAGCATTTAAGGCATTTTAGCCGTAACAGTCTGAAACCTCAGTCAATCAAGGTTTTCAGTTGATCCTCCTCCTTTTAGAGACCAGTGCCGGATGCTCCCCTGGCGATCAACATCAGAACCCGATTTTTCCAGATACTCTACAGTGAGAGATAGCCACAATTCAAGGCTGTTTCTCACTTCTGGGGTGCGATCGCTACATGTTGTTGTCTGCAAGCTCGGAATTTGTTGCCCTGTGTCGGCTACAAGTTGTACTGCTGAGTCAGGCACTCGGAGCCTCCCAAAGTATTGTCTACCTGACGGAAGATCTGAATCTAGGAGCAGATGCCAAGCTCGTGCCCGTGGTCGCCTATCCAGAAGTTTCCGTGCAGCGGGAGGATATCCAAACCTGGGTCTCTCTGCCATCAGAAGCGGATCAGGGGATCAGTTCATGTCTGCTTGCCGCCCCAGCATTACCGCTGCCGCTTACGGATCAGATGCCTCCTGGCCGGCCAAATCGCTCTCTGGTGACGCAACAACAATTGATGCTGCCCTTAATGCACGAAAGTGTGATGTTGGGGTTGTTAGTCACCGCCCGCGAAGATCGGGTTTGGACAACCTGGGAACAGACCCAAATCGAAAAAACTTGCCCACACCCTGGCAATCGCTTGCGTTTTAGATCAGCGATACCTCTGGTTACTCCAAGATCAGCAGCAGCAGCAGTGCCTAGAACAGCAGCAGCACGATATTCTCGACAACCTGCTGCATCAACTCCGGAGTCCGCTCACAGCCCTCCGAACCTTTGGGAAACTGCTGCTCAAGCGCCTCTTACCCAGCGATCGCAATCGAGAAATTGCCACCAGTATTGTCCGCGAAAGCGATCGGTTACAAGATCTATTGAGACAGGTTGAGCAACTGTTCCAGATTCGCCCCACCCATACATCCCTCCTCCCCCCTGCTACCCCTGGGCAGAAGGCACTAACCGCTGGTCAACCTATAGCTGTGCAGCCCCCGCAGCTGTTGCTCCCCGCCAGTTTACTGCCTGCCGCTCCCCTGGCACCCTGTTCAGTCCTTGCCATCCTCAACCCCTTGATTCCCTCAGCCCAGGCGATCGCCCAGGAACGGGGGTTAATCTTAGAGGTCGATCTCCCTGACCCCTTGCCGCCAGTCCACGCTAATCTCAAGACAATTCAGGAAGCCATCTCCAACGTGATTGAAAACGCCCTTAAGTACACCCCCGCTGGGGGACAGATCTGGATTCACGCCTACCAAGATCATCCTGCGGTGCCCCATGACGATACCGTTACCATTGCCATCAGTGATACGGGTCCTGGCATTTCCCCTGGGGATCAGACTCATATTTTTGAGCGGCATTATCGTGGCAGTCAGGCAGAGAGTGATATTCCCGGTAGTGGTCTGGGACTGGCGATCGCCCACGATCTGGTACAGCAGATGCAGGGTGGCATTCAGGTGATTAGCCCCGCTCAACTCCCCCTCAATAGCCAACCCGCCTTCAACCCCAACTATCCAGGAACCACCTTCCTGATTTGGCTACCTGTTAGTCATTCAGTTATCATACCTAGGTAGTTCCCACATTAGGCATTCCTAGTACAGTCAGAGTATAGGCAGTGTCCTCAGTCGTCACAGCCTCTCTGGAGCGCGGTTTGTCCTAGGCAATCACGGGTTTGGTAAATTTCCTAGCCGTAGATTATTGTTGATCCATGCCACCATAAGCTGTGAACCATAGAGACATCGATCTGATATCTGAGGACGACGGGGAATCAAGATGAGCCAGATGCACCCGACCCAAGTGGATCAGCTGAAGAGCATCGGAGCCGATCTGCGTCAAAAGCGCCAGGAACGCTCCATTTCTCTTGAAGAAGTGGCTATTAAGACCTATATTCCCCTCCAACGGTTAAAGGCCCTAGAAGATGGCCAAATCGACCGCCTACCAGAACCGGTATTTGTCCAAGGCTTTATTCGTCGCTACGGGGATGCCATTGGCCTTGATGGCGGGGCGATCGCTAAATCCTTTTCCACCGTTCTAGAACCCGAACCTCCTATAAAGACTGCATCCAGAAGATCTGTAAGCTCTATAACCACAGCCACCTCTCCCCAAGGGCAGTTCAAGTTCAAGTCTCTTTATCCTCTCGTCGGCACGGTTGTCACCGTTGGGGTTGCTATAGGCCTTGGCTACTGGTTCACACAGGATTTCCTACCCCACCTCAGCCTCCAGCCGCAAGCACTTCCAGTCCCTGACCCCAGCCCTTCCCTGGCTCCGGTAGTTGTCAGCCCTACCCCCCGAAGCATCGCCGCTGACTGCTACAGTTCAGGTAACCATTAGCCTTACTGGTGAGTCCTGGTTGAAAGTGATTGTTGATGGCAAGTCAGAATTTGAAGGGATTCTCAACAAAGGCACTCAAAGAACCTGGCAGGCTCAGAAAGAACTGATCCTGAGGGCTGGCAATGCGGGTGCGGTGATGACCTCTGTCAATCAAGGGGTGGAACAACCCTTTGGCAGCCTCGGTGAAGTTAAAGAAATTACCCTATCTAAAAATCAAGTGCAGATCGCCCCAACTAATTAAGTGAAGGAACTCAAAGTACCTTGGCTCGCAGTAAAGCTGTGGGCAGACATAGGAGTTTACGAACGTTGGGAACGTAGGCACGGCAACGAAAAACATCATACTGGTTGCGTTCAATTGCATCCAGGATTTTGCTATAGAGCATCAGTGCTGCCCACACTGGCCAGCGGGCATCTTCACTGAGGACATTAATCCCCTTTTCCGCTTGGGCATAAAACTTACGTGCCCGTTGAATCTGGAAACACATCAATTCCCGCCAGCGGTTATCGACCACCCCATTCATTAAGTCCTGTTCCGTGTAGTTAAACCGCGCTAGTTCTTCTTGAGGTAGATAAATACGCCCCCGGCGGGCGTCTTCTCCGACATCTCGCAAAATATTGGTCAGCTGGTTGGCAATGCCTAGGGCTACAGCTTCTTCGGTAGGAGTGGTCTGGGACTGACCGCAATCCCAAGGAGTTGTAGAGCGAGGTGGTTGGACTCCCATGACCACGGTAGACATTAACCCCACGGTTCCCGCCACTCGATAACAGTAGAGGTTGAGATCTTCAAAGGTTTCATAGCGACTGCGGTAGAGATCCATCCGCTGTCCGGCAATCATATCCCGAAAGGGTTGAATATCTAAGGGAAATTGCTTAATGGTATCCACCAACGCCACATCTAAGTCATCAGCAGGGTTTCCAGCAAACGCTGACTCCAACTGAGCTTCCCATTCATCCAGGGTTTTGGCCGTGGTGAGGCGTGCTGCGGGGCCATCCACTAGTTCATCGGTGCGACGACACCAGGCATAGATGGCCCAAATTGCTCGACGCTTTGCCTCTGGCATCAATAGCGTCCCTAAGTAGAAGGTCTTTGCGTACTTCGCCGTAATTTGCCGACAAAGTTCGTAGGCGTGCTCTAGAGATGCCAGAGTGGTCATGCGAGGAAATTCAGACAGTTGCAGCATTCGTTGCAGGCTGAGAAAGAGGCGAATTCAACGCTTGGGTCACCGCAGATGGGGCAGGATTAGCCAATGTAATTGCCTGTGCTGTCAGCTTACCAGAAAGTACCGCCCCCTCCATACTGCCCAGGTAGGGTTGCATGGTATAGCTACCTGAGAGGAAAAAATTTGTGATCGGGGTCGTCTGCTGCGGACGATGTTGTTGACGACCGGGCGTGGCTTTATAGACCGATCGCGGAGTTTTGACTACCTTTGCCTTCAGCACCTGTGCGGGGTGTGGAATCTGGTCTGGAAACAGACGCGTCAGTTCCTGGAGGGTGGCGGCAATAATTGCCTCCTCCGATTGACCAATCCAGTCTTGGGCTGGAGCCAGAACCAACTCCAGCATCGACCGATCAGGATCGGCGTACTCCCGACAGGTATTACTCATGTCAGCATAGACACTGAGCAACGCCGAACGGGAAAACAGCAGTTGATCCACGTCCGTGAGCTTGCGATCAAACCAGATTTGAACATTGATCACAGGGACTCCCTCCAGCCCTGCCAGTTGTTGGAAGTAGGCCAGGGATTTCCAGGGTTCAGGCATCATCAGCTTCAGCGCATCCACTGACATCGCTGAGACGTAGGCATCGGCAACAATCTCTGTGTCCGGGGCATCCTTCAGACCTCGGATCAAGAAGTGGTTCACAGTACCATCGGCATTTAGCACTATCTGCTTAAGGGGGGCGTTGATGCGTACCTCCCCTCCCAGAGCCGTCACATAGTCAACAATGGGCTGGCACAAACGTTCCGGCGGCGCACCATCTAAGAAGGCAATTTTAGAGCCGTACCGTTCCCGGAGAAAACGATTCAGCGCCGTCAGGGGAATCGTAGCTGAAACTTCATCGGGATTAATAAAGGTCAGCGCTTTCGAGGCCGCAATAAAAATATCGGTGTTGACTTGCTCATCAATCCCCTGGTGCCGGAGCCACTCTAGGAGACTATACCGATCCATGTCTTCTACATATTGCTGTCCCCGGACAATGGCTGGGAGCAGTCCGATCGCAAATCGGATCTTTTGGCTCCAGGTCAGCATGTCGTTGTTGCGAAGAATCGACAGAATGACATTAAACGGTGCTGGAATGTCAGGGACATCAAAGCGAGAGAGGGTTCCAGGCTTTTCAGGCTGGTTAAAAATCAGGGTGTGCGCTTTCCACTGCAATCGCTCTTCAATGCCCAGTTCCTGAAGGAGTTGTAGCATGTTGGGATAGGCACCAAAAAAAGCGTGTAACCCAGTCTCAATCCAGTCGCCATCTTCGTCCTTCCAGGCCGCTACCAGGCCGCCCAAAACCGAGTCGCGTTCTAAGATAAGGGGGGTATGACCCGCATCCACTAGATACTTTGCACAGGATAACCCTGCTAATCCGCCGCCCGCGATCGCTACCCGCATGTGAGTTGACTACTCTTTAATATTTCTTTAATGTTCTTTGCCGATTATACGTTGCATTTCGTTACAAGAAAACCGCTTTCTCCCAAGAATCCTAAGAATTTCAAAGATTTTCAGGGCTTGTAGGTTCAGGATTCCAGCCGCTGGCTGAGAATTGCACCTAAGAGGGTTGCTTGTATTCTGTTCTTTGGCCTTAAATAAGGGACAAAGCCTAGTCGTTTCTAACGTCCTCTCTCCTGACCTCCCCACCATGCTGAGTCGTGTTGCCGATGCCATCTATTGGCTGAATCGCTACATTGAAAGGGCTGAAAACGTTGCTCGCTTTGTCGATGTCAACCTGACCCTTATGCTGGATATGCCTACAGGTCAACTGGAGCAGTGGGAACCCCTGGTGATGACTACCGGAGATTTGCCCTTATTTCAATCCCGGTACGGTCAGGCCAGTCCCGAAGCCGTGATCCAGTTCCTGACCTTTGATGAGAGTTATCCAAATTCAATTTTGTCCTGTCTACGCTCGGCTCGGGAAAATGCCCGATCCATTCGAGAAATTATTTCTTCGGAAATGTGGGAGCAGGTCAATTCATTTTACTTAATGTTGCAAGAGGCAGCGAAGAGTCAACCCCTGACATCGCCCAATGCTTTTTTTGCTGAGGTAAAACTGGCGAGCCATCTATTTGCCGGGGTGATGCACGCAACCATGACCCACAACGAGGGTTGGCACTTCGGACAGATTGGGCGCTATCTAGAGCGCGCTGACAAAACGACCCGGATGCTTGATGTCAAGTACTTTATCCTCCTCCCGGCGGTGAGCTTTGTGGGCTCCGCCCTGGATGAACTCCAGTGGATTGCCCTGCTTAAGTCCGCCAGTGCCTACGAAATGTATCGCAAACGGGGTGCCCATCGGATTGTTCCCCAAGGGGTGGCTGAGTTTTTGATTCTTGATCGGGAATTCCCCCGGTCGATCCAATATTGTCTATTGCAGGCAGAGCGATCGCTGCAAACCATTACAGGTACACTGCCTGGCACCTGGCGAGATCCAGTAGAGCGGGTACTGGGACGGCTGCGATCGGAACTGGACTATCTCACCATTGAAGAAATTATGCAGAGAGGATTACACGAATTTCTGGATGATCTGCAAAAGCGAATGAATGACATCGACAGCAAAATCTTTGAGACCTTCTTTGCCCTGTCACCCATCAGCGCCTCAGCGCCTCTTGATACTCAAACTATTGCCCAGACTCAATCCTTAATGGTTTAGATAAAGAGTTTGCCACAACCCAAATAAATCAATCACTAGATGCTCCAAGTACTTCTGAAAGCTGGCTCTCATTAACACCTGGAAGTTTACATGAAAATTCTTGGGATTGTACTTTCAATAAATCAAGACTCAGCAGGATTACGACAACGCATCCTGCCAATTTTTTATTCTCTTAAGCATAGAGAATACAATATAGAGATCAAAGAACTTAAATCTATAAGTAAAAAAGAACACATAGATCAAATTGCAAGTGAATACCAATTGGTGATTTTTATAAAGATATTTGACGATCTGGCATACTGTGCAGCTAGGGCGATTAAAGATCGAGGAATTAAGATTGTTCTAGATCTTTTTGATAACTACTTACCCTACTCACGTAGAGCATGGGAATTTGGCTTAAAAAGAATGTATATAAGGATGGCAAATATTGCTGATATAGTAACATGTTCCACTAATTTTCTCGCATCAGCTCTTGAAAATGAGGGCATAAAAAATATTAAAATGATTCCAGATCCAATTCAACCATCTCTACGAACAACTACTGCCAAAGTAGACAACAAAGATTCATCAAATATAAGTTGGCTGGAAAAATGGAATACCAGCGATAACACACTCCGTTTTGCTTGGTTTGGGTTGAGCGGAAACCCATACTATCGAGCTGGAATTGTTGACCTTGCAGAAATTGCTGATACATTTCTATCTTGTTTGACAAAGCTAGAGAAATCGAAAACGATTGAGCTTGTTATCTGCTGTGAAAGCAATCCATCACTTTCCTACGTCTTCGAACGCTTTAGAAGTACAGCAATTAGAATAAAGTGGTTAGCTTGGAGTCAAGAGATAGAAGACTCACTACTGGCTAATAGCCACTGCATACTACTGCCAACTAATCGAAGTGGATTTGCCTCATCCAAAACACATAATCGAGCCAGTAAATCGCTATTGAGTGGTTGTTTAGTCTATTGTTCAGAGATGCCTGGATATGATGACATCTCAGAATTTTGTTTCAATAGTATTTCAGGGTTAATAGATTACATAACTGCGAATACGGCCCAAGAAGTTGAAAATTATTTAACTCGGGCAATTGATTTTGTGCTCAATAAGTATACACTTGAAAA from Neosynechococcus sphagnicola sy1 includes these protein-coding regions:
- the crtB gene encoding 15-cis-phytoene synthase CrtB, producing MLQLSEFPRMTTLASLEHAYELCRQITAKYAKTFYLGTLLMPEAKRRAIWAIYAWCRRTDELVDGPAARLTTAKTLDEWEAQLESAFAGNPADDLDVALVDTIKQFPLDIQPFRDMIAGQRMDLYRSRYETFEDLNLYCYRVAGTVGLMSTVVMGVQPPRSTTPWDCGQSQTTPTEEAVALGIANQLTNILRDVGEDARRGRIYLPQEELARFNYTEQDLMNGVVDNRWRELMCFQIQRARKFYAQAEKGINVLSEDARWPVWAALMLYSKILDAIERNQYDVFRCRAYVPNVRKLLCLPTALLRAKVL
- the pds gene encoding 15-cis-phytoene desaturase; its protein translation is MRVAIAGGGLAGLSCAKYLVDAGHTPLILERDSVLGGLVAAWKDEDGDWIETGLHAFFGAYPNMLQLLQELGIEERLQWKAHTLIFNQPEKPGTLSRFDVPDIPAPFNVILSILRNNDMLTWSQKIRFAIGLLPAIVRGQQYVEDMDRYSLLEWLRHQGIDEQVNTDIFIAASKALTFINPDEVSATIPLTALNRFLRERYGSKIAFLDGAPPERLCQPIVDYVTALGGEVRINAPLKQIVLNADGTVNHFLIRGLKDAPDTEIVADAYVSAMSVDALKLMMPEPWKSLAYFQQLAGLEGVPVINVQIWFDRKLTDVDQLLFSRSALLSVYADMSNTCREYADPDRSMLELVLAPAQDWIGQSEEAIIAATLQELTRLFPDQIPHPAQVLKAKVVKTPRSVYKATPGRQQHRPQQTTPITNFFLSGSYTMQPYLGSMEGAVLSGKLTAQAITLANPAPSAVTQALNSPLSQPATNAATV
- a CDS encoding alpha-E domain-containing protein, translating into MLSRVADAIYWLNRYIERAENVARFVDVNLTLMLDMPTGQLEQWEPLVMTTGDLPLFQSRYGQASPEAVIQFLTFDESYPNSILSCLRSARENARSIREIISSEMWEQVNSFYLMLQEAAKSQPLTSPNAFFAEVKLASHLFAGVMHATMTHNEGWHFGQIGRYLERADKTTRMLDVKYFILLPAVSFVGSALDELQWIALLKSASAYEMYRKRGAHRIVPQGVAEFLILDREFPRSIQYCLLQAERSLQTITGTLPGTWRDPVERVLGRLRSELDYLTIEEIMQRGLHEFLDDLQKRMNDIDSKIFETFFALSPISASAPLDTQTIAQTQSLMV